From the genome of Vicia villosa cultivar HV-30 ecotype Madison, WI unplaced genomic scaffold, Vvil1.0 ctg.000106F_1_1, whole genome shotgun sequence:
TACGAAAATCAGAATCGGAATCAGCATCATTATCGGCATCACTATCTCCAAAACCATAGTTGTTGTTCTGTCCTGTATATAGCGAAAGAAAAAGAGAGCGAGCGACTTTGACTTTTCCGATTTCATtcattctttctctctttctcagTCAAAATTCATTCCTCCAGCTCAAACACAATCGCGCGCGCCAAACAGGTTAGCCAACGATTTTCTTACAACTGTTTAGTTGTAGTTCAAGCTTTTCGATTAAactgttattttttttttctgaatttttttgtTTAGATTTGAATCGTTGTTTTGCTTTATACTTGTATGTGAAATGCTTCGGTTCTGTGGTATACAAATGAGTGATTATGTGGCGTTTTTTCCTTCAATTGTGTTGATTTGACTCTCTGATGCGTTTTGATTAATATCTTATAGTAGTATATTTAGACCAAGATTTATGTAATAGTGACTTGAACAACAAATTTTAGTTTAAAAATCACGTTTAAACTCAGAAGCTATGGTAAAATCTATGGTTTTGTAAGAAAGGTCCGCGACTTCGATTCTAGGGGCAAGCATGATTTTAGGGGAAGGTAAGTGTCTATGCGACTCTATGTAGcacgacacttttcaaaaatATGTGTGTCTTTGTCAGTGTCATGGTCTGAAACCGCCACAGACATATGTAATACGTTTAATttgttcattttttcaaattattattggtgTCGACATGTCAGTGTCGGTGTCATGTTTTCAGTGTCCGTGCTTCATTGATGCAACCACAATCGGTGTTGGAGATCATAACTTTGGATGTTGTGAAGAGTTTCACATTGAATGATATAAAGTTATATTTATGGCTCTAATCATATAAGAATTATAGAAGGTCTTCATGGTTATCTATTGAATAAAAACATAGCTTTCTGTTTATCTTTGTTTTAGGGGAAATTGGACTAATCTCTTCTATTTATGTAACAAGTGAAACATTTCACCGCGATGCTTTAATGTCCATTTGTCACAATGTAAGCGGAGTTCTTTAAAGTTTAAACATGTTATGTCTATAACAACCAGAGTATAGTACTCACACCCCTCTCCTTTAAATTCTTTGCATgaatttttctcttgtttttaagTTCTGCTGAATTATGTTGATGGTTTCTCGGCCTGATGTTCATAGATTCGTAGCATCCTATGCTCAAATAAGTATGTAACCAATGATAAGGAACCAAACCCAAACcaattttccctttcctttattTCTGTAAATATTTAGAAGATAAGTAATTACATGGATGACTTGGTATTGACTTTTGCAGGGTTTGTTGACATTTAGAGAATCTCTACGTTGACCAACATGAGTGTAGATCTGACGAAAACTGCCACTAATGGCCATGAGAAAATATTAATACCGCAAGAGCAGCAGGCAAAGGTATGTATTCTACATGTCAATATGGCGTACTCTTACATTGTTTTGACACTTAGCATCAAATGTTATAAAACTGttatataatataagaaaaaaacatTTTATCCCACAATATGCTAGGACCTCAAATGGGAATTTGAGCCCGATTAAACAATTGGTCAACCGAGTATTACGTGCCGTGCTAACGATCCGAGTTTTACGATCTTTGACAAGCCGACCGATCCTACTTAAGCTCTCGTGCTTGACTACATTGGTCACACCATTTGCTCATTGTCACTAATTGCCACGTCACATTGTTTTCCTCTCCTTTCATATACTTTGATAACATAACTCTCCATCTAATGGGGTTGTGCATCTGATTAGCCAATTATCTATTAGAACACAAATTCTCATTTGAGGTTGTAacattatgtttctttccttCTAGATCAATGAGATGAGAAAGCTAATAGGGCCACTCTCTGGTAAGGCATTGATTTATTGCTCTGATGCATCCATCGCGAGGTATTTAAGGGCACGGAATTGGAATGTCAAGAAGGCAGCTAAAATGTTGAAGCAGACCCTTAAATGGAGAGCAGAATATAAACCAGAAGAGATCCGCTGGGTAAGCGGCTGCCTacatttcttcaaatttttaatgatttttgcgATATAATGTTTGTTTCCTACCAGCAACTGAATACTATATTGATCTTAATTCTTAAGACTTCACTATCTGAATTCGTTTGTCCAGAATGTTTGTTATCTTTATATGTTCGGTAAAACTATCTCTTTTCTTAAAtgattttgatttatatttttttgttgatgCAGGAAGATGTTGCTCAAGAAGCCGAGACTGGAAAGATCTACAGATCAAATTACATCGACAAACATGGCAGAACAGTACTTGTAATGAGACCCGCTCGTCAGGTATCTTCCAAAAAGTCACTCCCTCGCTCTCTAGAATGTCTTAGTCAGATGTTTTAGGGTTTAACTTACCTTACCAGGTTTTATTTCTACAATTGTAAATCCTCGAAAGCGCTCTTCAACTTTATGCTTTGACCTTGATATTAAATATAGTATTCGTGCATAAATGCAGAATTCGAAGTCAACAAAAGGACAGATTAAGTATTTGGTGTACTGCATGGAGAACGCTATTCTGAATCTTCAAAACGAACAGGAACAGATGGTTTGGCTGATTGATTTCCAGGGTTTCAATATGTCACATATATCTATCAAAGTGACACGCGAAACTGCTCACGTATTACAAGAACATTATCCTGAAAGGCTGGGTCTGGCAATACTCTACAATCCACCAAAAATCTTCGAGCCATTCTTCACGGTAACCGCATTTTTCCACTCTGGCATTTCACGCCTCAATATCTTCTCGCTGCTGCTTTTTATATAAACACACGGCTTTTGTTTTTGCAGATGGTAAAGCCCATATTAGAGACCAAGACCTATAACAAAGTCAAGTTTGGTTATTCTGATGATCAAAACACCAAGAAGATTATGGAGGATTTGTTTGATCTGGACCATCTTGAATCCGCATTCGGTGGAAACGATAATACACCATTCGATATAAATAAATATGCTGAGAGAATGAAAGAGGATGATAAGAAGATTCCATCTTTCTGGACAACGGAAACCTCTCCATCCTCAGTTCCAATTGATGTTCCTTCTTTAGATTCCATTAAACTAGACACCGATTCTGATGCTTCTGACAATGAGAAAATAGTTCGTTCTTCTGACTCAGTGGCGGACACCAGATTAGTCAACCCCGATCAAAATTCAGTTAATCAAGAGGAAGTGAATGTGAGTGCTGCTGTGCATTAGAATGAGAAATAACACAACTCAGCGCCGAAATTTATATATAGGCACCGAGGTTATACAATGCTGGGACATTATTTTCTTGCTTGAAATTTAGATTCAAGAGACCATTTGTTAACTTGATGTTGGATTTAAGATGACAGATGATTTTAATTGCTGGATTAAAATTCTAACATTTTGAATAGGCATGGAATGCTTACTTTTGAGAATATATATCTGTATTCTGCCCTACCCTCATGGATGGAAATATTGTTTATTGTTagttatttatttgttatataCTCCAACACTTGTGGAATTAGGAAATAAACATGAAAGTAACTCATCTCTATGAATTCTGATACGCTTCAACTCATACAACCAAAGGAGAGTTGTTATATATTGGTCATGTGGAAGGAGGTAGCATCATTTCCCTCTATTATCTTGAACAAAATTAAGAGTAAGACCAATATGTAACACTCTCTGATGGTAATAGCCTTTCTCAACAGGTTTGAGGCTTGATCAAGTAAAGAGAGAAAAGACCAAAAAGGACAAGTTATGACAATATACTAATCAAATCTTAAATACTAGAATTGATATCGAACAATTCTAGTTTGGGCAGAATTTGAATAAAGGGAAGCTGAAGAATAGATTTAGTGATAAAATTATACCTTATACTCTAACAATTATCCCTCTACTCCTACAATTAATTGAATTAGACCAAAATATCcctgtattatgtttaaaaaaagcaaagtaaaattgaaaaaattatgttaaaaaaaattgaaaaaattacaTTCCAGATAACTTATCTTATTCCCAAAAATTAAATTTGGCAACAGGTAAAAAGCGTGGCCTAAGGTAAATAAACCAATTCCAAAAATCTTTCTATTAAGTTTTCTGGTTTATGTTATGTCTACAAAAAAATAGCGTTTTGTAATAACAAAAAATAGCGTTTTGGATATCGTACAGGTAAGTTATCCGGTGATATAAAAGAAATTTAGTTCAGGCTACTGATTGAAACTGTggtttaaaataaagaaaattgctttaaaaaataatttaaaaaaaagcgTTGTCTATCCTAAATGACACGGATTATAGCTCTTGTCACATTTTCTTTACTTTTTATTAGAATTTTAACCGTTGCttttaactaatttttgtttttatgtttgcaTAACTTACCTATAAATTATTGGAAAGCCATTTTTTCAAGACATAAAGGGCcggtttgttttggttttttttaaaaataatttttatagtgttacataattttgtgtaaaaaagttttacaaagaaactttttacaAAAACTTCCaataaaaaatttgttaaaatagttattcttaaaatgtgattttaggtatttcaattatttatgaatgtaatttttcaaatttttttgtttttttaaaacataatacAGGGGTATTTTGGTCTAACTAAGTTAATTGTAGGGGTAGAGGGATATTTATTGGGGTATGAGGTATAATCTACTTCTACTATCTACTCATTATTATAAGATTGAGCATAGTACCGAAAATGCCCTTTCCTTCAAAATAAATTTCACTAACAATTGGTCATTTtcgtaattaacaaaataaacccTTCTTTCTACTACTTTTTAGAACAAATTCACCAAGTGTTGCAATATCATTGGTCCGATTTTACTTTTCCCTCTTCCCCTCATTTCAAAATCATACCCACCTCTCTTCTTCCTCCTCATTAATTtcgttctctctctcttcttctctacTCTCTTTTTTCTTTAAACCCTAAAACCGCCGCCGCCGCCGAGTCACCTCTCACCTCACCCCACGCAACGCTCACCACAACAATTGGTTTTGGAACATGAAAAGCTTTTCctggtgttgttgttgatgttgttgtttctgTAGTCCAAGTAGTTTTGATAACTCGGCTGCTAACTCTCTTGCTCGCCATAAATTTCATGTTGAATCTGAAGCTGCTATCAACAAACAAATCATGGAAACCCAAAATCCCCATCCCATGCTTGTAATCGATGGAGTGGTGTTGTTTGATACGCGGTGTTTCGGGGAGATGATGAGAAATACATGTACATTCACACAGTGAAGATATCATCTTTGATTTACTGACTTTCTGTTGATTTACGGTTCTTTTCCTGATTTATGGCTGTTTTTTTTCATCCTAGGTTTATGTTTTGTATCATTTGTTTTTTATTCACTTGTCTTATTTTTCTGCTTAACTCAGATTAAGGTTGTTTTTTATCATaaagtttgtttgtttttttttatatttttattaggatgaagaaaatttttattttaattttaattataatcttAGGTTTGTGACATGATATTAATGAAACATTGTTGTTTTTGCAGTGGCTGTAACTCCTGCTGCCTGTTGCTGCTCCTGGTATGTTTCCTTTGTAACACATTTGGAAGCTTTATGCAATTTTCAAATTTATGGttttgaagttttgttttgaattcATTTCTAAATTTAAGATTTGGTTATATTATGTGCTTAATTGATTTCTATAACTTGAATCATTATGGTTTGAAAACAAAATTCTAGGTGTATATATACCATAGGCGAATCTTTGGTTGAAAGAATGAGAAAGCATAATGCCATTAATGGTGGTAAATATGTTTTTGTACATCTTCGTTTTGAAGAGGTTAGTTTTGATCAAATATGAATCTCTATCAGTATATATTATGAATATAGTCGATAATTGTTGAAGTCGGGAGAAACAATGAGAAGTTGCTCAATGATGAGTTATATATCGGGCTAAAGCGAAGACGAGCAACCGGGCAAGAATATTCCGAACTCATACACGAGTTTATGACTGCACTCAAGCAAACTTACTGTGAAAAAGTCCTAATTCAGGTATCAAGCAATGCGATAAAGCACAAAATTATTTCTTGACTTAAATGATTGCAGTCTACTGATTCAAACTTTTTTTGGTTTATGTATCTGTTACGCGACATAATTAGTTTGAAGACTTTGCGAACCACAATGCTTTTGATTTGCTTGAAAAATGTAGATCAACACATATGGTTTTCAACGGTAGACTCCAGGTAATAAATATCTATATTAGATATTAAATTCATGTATTTTTTATAACAATGCTCAAAATCGTATCAGTTTTGTGTCTAACATTGTGCCTACTTTGTTCCAGGGAACTGCATCGGTTGTTCTTGCTGGCTTAGTTACAGCTATGGCATTGTAACGGGCATATGTCGCCTACAAGAAGTATCTTTTGTGGTAAGCAATAAATTATCTGCAGAATTATGTTTTGTTCTCTATTACTAATAAGTTGTTAttcaatatctattttatttggtgggCTCACTACTGCTATTTCATCGAAATATTTGGGTTTCAGATATCAAAAGCTCCCTTTGTCCAATCAACAACTGCTGAAATTGACAATTTTTTAAGAACAGGAAAATTGACATATATGGAATTGGTTTCTCAGCAACTACTGTATTATCTAAAGGCTTTGTAGAGTCATATGTTATTTTTCTTAgtcttttaaatcaaattttccagGTATAAATGTTGTTTCTATCTTTGGTTACCATTGGATTATTTTCATTTTGCATAGTTGATGTTAATGTGAAAAAAAATTTGTTCCAAGATATGTTTTACAAAATTAAGTGATGTTCTATTTCACAATGACAAGAACTTAGCTGCAATTTTTCTGTATTTTCTCTTTAGTTTCAATGAACCTGATGGTTTATCTGAGATTGGTATGCTTCTTGAAGAGGGTGAAGGAGCAGTAGTACCTTCGAATTGCATAGGTGATGTTGAAGATTTTGTCAGGTAATTTTACCACTAACCATTAAGCTCATATTAGATAAAATTTGATTAGGTTTGTAATCACGGTTAAAATTTGTTCACGGCATAATCCTTGATATTGCAACTGATATCACGGTTAAATGCAATTGATGCAACCTTAATCATAGTTGTGTTGCATTGTGGTGGAAGAAGTGTAtctgatttttttataatatagaaATGATATCATGTTACGTTTCAAACTTTTCGTTTTACACATTAGATTTGAAATGtaaaaaattttaacattttcaATTATTATGTTTTCCAatacattttattaaatatttttgtttcatgttttctttattttcacAATGGAAAGGCGAGCATTGATGTCAAATTTGGAGTAAGTATGTAAGATTTTCTTTTGGACTGCAGAGGTATATGAAAGCATTTATGTAAAGCTTTAGTATGTGGTGGGGAAACTGTAAAGTTATGTAAAAGTAAGTTAATTTTTCGATGAAAACTGCAGAGGTAAAGTTGGGTGCTATAAGCTTCACGTTGGGATGGATATGAAGTAGGTTTAGAAAATGAGTTAAGGCAAAGGTGATCCATTTACATAATGATATATTTGGAATAATGCTTAagttttctctattttttcttctaaactataatttcttctatttttaatgcTTCATAATGGAAGTGTCCAGCTACAGCCAAAACAAACTTGGACAACTGTGCAACATTTTACCATTGCATAATTAGTGACCATGGTTCTATGATTGCCAAGCTTGGATTTGCATTTTGAAATTTTCACTTCCTGGTGCTACTTGTTGTAGAAATGCTTAAGCTACCcttaattttttttgtcttaTTTGGTTTTCCAACCATGTATCTCATCTTCTGTATTTACTAAGCCACTAATAGGTGGCCAGTGGCGAGGGATATGATAATTTGTATCGTTattttaacaaacaaaaaaaagttgTAATAAAATATTGTAATTTTGTATCACTGAGTACATTTTCATTCTCCTCTTGATTTTCTCCTTAACATATCATCTTTCAATAAAACAGACATGTAATGCATCTCTTGGACATGTGGGTGGGGCTTAACCCCAACAAAGAACTCATGTGTCCTTAACttacttattttttaaatattgatatttgatatagttaaatttttatgattattatttatttttaattaaatcattcattttaaattcacatgttgttaaatatattttatgcaatattaaataaatttacatgttAGTAGGCTGTATtttacgggtcattatcaacaaaatatatattttatttatttttttaaatgttaaaaaaaaattattctcttTCTATCTCAtgggtcaatttttttctttgtatagttattaaataattaaataattcatttcaaatttatttgtatttaaagaATTTTAAACAATATCCATTGCATGAtagtataatatattttttaattttaataatattaaaaatgtatttatcttacgggtcactaacaaaacaatatttattttagttcaatcaatcattattttaatttaagagacaaaatctgtatttttaaatattaatgttttcTCCTTACAAttatatttcttcttctttgtgtatgcttattcaatataattaaatctatatgattaatgttcatttttaaaaaaagtaaatcatttcaaattttgcatttatatctaaaaaatttcatttgtatttgttataatattaaaactcattcatgtgttatcacgttaacaaatattttattttttttatttcataattattatttgaaaattctaaattactacattttttaattatttatacaatataataattccattacccgtgcgggagcacgggtctcttactagtttTCATTTAGTGAAGATGTCGGGAATGGGTAACAATTGTAAAATAGTAGCTTGTATCTTGTCGCAAACCACGTGGCAGTCCATTTCAATATATTTAGTGCGTTTGTAAACAATCGGGTTCATGGCATAATTGTTATTGTAGTAAATGTTTACATGCAGTATGGGTATTTGTAGATCAATTAGTAGATAGAGTAACCAATGTGCCTCACACGTTGCTTGAGCCAAGACACGATATTCTTCTTTAGACGGCGATCTTGAAACAATGGGATGTTCTTGCTTTTCCATAAGATAAGTGATGAGCCAAGGAAGAAGCAAAAATTGGTTGTGGACCTTCTAGTGTTATGACATGCACCCCCAATCAAAGTTACATTAACCttttagagacaatgtagagTTGCAAGGGAAAAGAGTACTTGGACATAAATAGGGGTCTCTCTTGGTTCTagcaatttcaaaattcaaaaaatattcaAGAGTTCCTAAACACATTATTTCCAACACATTCAATCAAAAGATGCAAAGCAAGTTtaacattaacaaaaaaaaaacatccaTACTCATTACATGAAAACTTATTCCAAACATCAAGATTGTTGAAACCTATCATAAAATTGTCTCACTATTCCTCAACAATCATTTTATTCTCAATCTCAAACAAAACTTTGATGATCAAAACGATTTCTCTTCACCGCGAGAGAAAAATCGGCCAGAAGGACTACCATCTTTTAACAATGCCAATTTCACAATAGGTTCAGCACCTTCATCAGATGTCAAAGCACCATTACCACCATTCATATCTGTTTTGATATAACCCGGAGAAATAGCATTTATTCTAAAAGAAGGATGTTTCCTAGCCAAAACTCTTGTGTAGGCATTAAGAGCAGCTTTAGAAACAATGTATGCAGAATTTGCCAGAGGCCAACCTTTTGTTTCATGTGAACCCTCTTTATAATCCTTTAGAAATTCATTCATAAGTTCATCGATCTTTTCTTCGGTGAGATTTTCGACATCACTTAGTATTTCTTTAGGTAGGCCATTAGGCAAAATCTGCAGAAAAAATTACACcagattaattttaaatatatagtaCTATATATCATCTAGATTAGTTCATTTCATAACAACTATCAATGGAAAAAAGAAGAAGCATCGACTAATTCGTACCTCTAATCTTCCGATAGATGAAGAAACATTGATAATTTTTGATGAGGTAGAAGATTGAAGAAGGGGAATTAGAACTGTGGTGAATTCTTTGGTCCCAAAATAATTTGTTCTAAGAATTTTTTCAACTATTtcattgttttcataaaatattttagtCCAATCAATTTTCTTAGGATCTACCTGCACAACCCAAAACAAGaagtaaataaaatttatcatctTCTTAAACATTAGTCAACATTAATTCATTTCTTTAAAAAATGCAAACAGAAATTCAttcaatttgattttgattatatGAAATAATTAAGAAATGCACATAGAAATTCACTCAGTTTTATGGAAAAATAATTCATACCACAACACCAAGAGCAGCCAAAGCCTCACCATCCACATTTGCTCCCATTCCAGCATTGTTTACCTATGTTCAGATTTTCAAATATTTCCGGCGAGTCAATATAAACAGATGAGCTATAATTCAGAaatgaaatatatttattataaaaataatatattttaaagtaatccttctataaaaagaaaatatgaaatattttttatcatatcAGTTGGAAACGATCAATTTTGATCTGAGCGAGAAAAGTTAGAAAACTTGAGTTATTCTATGtaatattttcattgttttagtatCTAAATAAAGtcatgtggaaaatagaaagcaaTTTGACATAGTGACATGACATTTCACTTTAGACTATTTACAATGGTTttcaaattcaacaccctactttttcactttttataccccacatcatcttctctcttttccacctaataattcaacacacattcaactTATACTCACTacaataattttgtttaataaaattcaacaccctactttaccaccattcacaacacactaaaaattcaaataatcacaacaaccaataggaTTTTGCAAAATATTGTATGTGGCCCCACTCTcattcattcaacatgttgaattctTTCAACACAAAGTAATCCACGTCATATTAAACAAGCTATTAAACATATCATTGCATGAATTCAACAGTTGAAAAACatttcaacacccccattgtacatagtcttagATTTTTGTGCAACAACATGACAGAATCAACCAATGGATG
Proteins encoded in this window:
- the LOC131624123 gene encoding (+)-neomenthol dehydrogenase-like produces the protein MAEATKRLAVVTGANKGIGFEICKQLASNGIKVVLAARDEKRGVEAVEKLKELALSGDVVFHQLDVTDSASIGPFVGFIKNQFGKVDILVNNAGMGANVDGEALAALGVVVDPKKIDWTKIFYENNEIVEKILRTNYFGTKEFTTVLIPLLQSSTSSKIINVSSSIGRLEILPNGLPKEILSDVENLTEEKIDELMNEFLKDYKEGSHETKGWPLANSAYIVSKAALNAYTRVLARKHPSFRINAISPGYIKTDMNGGNGALTSDEGAEPIVKLALLKDGSPSGRFFSRGEEKSF
- the LOC131624154 gene encoding uncharacterized protein LOC131624154 — encoded protein: MSVDLTKTATNGHEKILIPQEQQAKINEMRKLIGPLSGKALIYCSDASIARYLRARNWNVKKAAKMLKQTLKWRAEYKPEEIRWEDVAQEAETGKIYRSNYIDKHGRTVLVMRPARQNSKSTKGQIKYLVYCMENAILNLQNEQEQMVWLIDFQGFNMSHISIKVTRETAHVLQEHYPERLGLAILYNPPKIFEPFFTMVKPILETKTYNKVKFGYSDDQNTKKIMEDLFDLDHLESAFGGNDNTPFDINKYAERMKEDDKKIPSFWTTETSPSSVPIDVPSLDSIKLDTDSDASDNEKIVRSSDSVADTRLVNPDQNSVNQEEVNVSAAVH